One Nocardioides luti DNA window includes the following coding sequences:
- a CDS encoding DUF2304 family protein, whose translation MIIKALLIASVVAIALFLLRGDGSGRHLAIRRLAGLVFAGCWVVAVLAPDLVTRLANTVGVGRGADLLLYVLVVAFFLTLVALNKRLGEQDRRITQLTRALAIRDGMARPTRPDEVAAAASSRDD comes from the coding sequence GTGATCATCAAGGCGCTGCTGATCGCCAGCGTGGTCGCGATCGCCCTCTTCCTCCTGCGCGGGGACGGCTCGGGCCGGCACCTGGCGATCCGTCGTCTCGCCGGGCTGGTCTTCGCCGGCTGCTGGGTGGTCGCGGTGCTCGCGCCCGACCTCGTCACCCGGCTGGCCAACACGGTCGGCGTCGGTCGTGGTGCGGACCTGCTGCTCTACGTCCTTGTCGTCGCCTTCTTCCTCACCCTCGTCGCGCTCAACAAGCGGCTCGGGGAGCAGGACCGCAGGATCACCCAGCTGACCCGGGCCCTCGCCATCCGGGACGGGATGGCGCGTCCCACCCGGCCCGACGAGGTGGCCGCGGCCGCCTCCTCCCGGGATGACTGA
- a CDS encoding glycosyltransferase family 2 protein: protein MTERAPAGIDVVIPYVGDPALLREAVESVLRQPGEDWRLVVVEDGPQGHDVAGWLDGLRDPRVTHVLHEQNRGLPATFQHCLELATAPWVVFPGCDDVLAPDYLGVVRAAIARHPSAVAVQPGVEVIDDDGEVVLPLGDRVKRRLAPADGLWAGEQLLRSLLLGNWTYFPSICWRREAAAAVGFRQDLPVTLDLALLAGLVLDGGSVATTSEVAFRYRRHPASVSSVAAEDAHRFAEEARLHRELAAASTARGWTRAARAARLRPTSRLHAALRLPDTLRSGRRTDTRRLVHHVAGR, encoded by the coding sequence ATGACTGAGCGCGCACCGGCCGGCATCGACGTCGTCATCCCGTACGTCGGGGACCCGGCGTTGCTGCGCGAGGCCGTCGAGAGCGTGCTGCGCCAGCCCGGCGAGGACTGGCGGCTGGTCGTCGTCGAGGACGGACCGCAGGGGCACGACGTCGCGGGCTGGCTGGACGGGCTCCGCGACCCGCGGGTGACCCACGTCCTGCACGAGCAGAACCGCGGCCTGCCGGCGACCTTCCAGCACTGCCTGGAGCTGGCCACGGCTCCCTGGGTGGTCTTCCCGGGCTGCGACGACGTCCTGGCCCCGGACTACCTGGGCGTGGTCCGCGCGGCGATCGCCCGGCACCCGTCGGCCGTCGCGGTGCAGCCCGGCGTCGAGGTCATCGACGACGACGGTGAGGTCGTCCTCCCGCTCGGCGACCGGGTGAAGCGCCGGCTCGCGCCCGCCGATGGGTTGTGGGCGGGCGAGCAGCTGCTGCGCTCGCTGCTGCTGGGCAACTGGACCTACTTTCCCTCGATCTGCTGGCGCCGCGAGGCCGCGGCCGCGGTCGGCTTCCGGCAGGATCTCCCCGTGACCCTGGACCTCGCCCTGCTCGCGGGTCTGGTCCTGGACGGCGGCTCCGTCGCCACGACGTCCGAGGTCGCCTTCCGCTACCGGCGCCACCCGGCCAGCGTGTCGTCGGTGGCCGCCGAGGACGCGCACCGCTTCGCCGAGGAGGCGCGGCTGCACCGGGAGCTCGCCGCCGCCAGCACCGCACGCGGCTGGACGCGCGCCGCGCGGGCCGCCCGGCTGCGGCCGACGTCGCGGCTGCACGCCGCGCTACGACTGCCGGACACGCTGCGCTCCGGCCGGCGCACCGACACCCGGCGGCTGGTCCACCACGTGGCGGGCCGATGA
- a CDS encoding DUF2142 domain-containing protein — protein MSGAARRTWALFALTFVGISLVQLAWALVVPPFRGSDEHDHVFRAAAVARGEWRPDFQRVEDGRGDLVTVPGDLVTAAHPVCAALPYTGPDDCSASRTLADGQVQVGSAAARYHPAFYWVVGTAARPWHGAEAVYAMRAATAALCAALVALTLVTLRRSATTVWPGAALLVVLTPVTTYSMSIVAANGVEMAAGALLWAALLGVSRRRGAQDVRWFGPALLGACLLVTLRSLGPLWFVLILLAAALAVGRSAWWSALVDLGRTRLLAGGLLLGACLAGGVAWTMTSGTNQPAATDSFTGSPWPGIVEQPVVWVLQTVAAFPARDDSASPIVYALGLILFWALLAAGWRTSDGRGRLAAGLVVLASVLLPLAITVLTFASVGFAWQGRYGWPLALGVLLLAGRALDGAATQPSRRVGLVLVAAVAAVLATATAVGQLGVLHGELVTSPLATDPAWLRPSGALVVLLTALGCGLVALAAVNRRDEPAEAATTMPTRRTSASSLSR, from the coding sequence ATGAGCGGCGCCGCCCGCCGGACCTGGGCGCTCTTCGCCCTGACCTTCGTGGGCATCAGCCTCGTCCAGCTCGCGTGGGCCCTCGTCGTACCCCCCTTCCGCGGGAGCGACGAGCACGACCACGTCTTCCGGGCCGCCGCGGTGGCCCGTGGCGAGTGGCGACCCGACTTCCAGCGCGTTGAGGACGGCCGCGGCGACCTCGTGACCGTCCCCGGCGACCTCGTCACCGCGGCCCACCCGGTCTGCGCGGCGCTCCCCTACACCGGTCCCGACGACTGCAGTGCCTCGCGCACCCTGGCGGACGGCCAGGTGCAGGTCGGCAGCGCCGCCGCGCGCTACCACCCGGCGTTCTACTGGGTGGTCGGCACCGCGGCCCGGCCGTGGCACGGTGCCGAGGCCGTCTACGCGATGCGGGCCGCCACGGCCGCCCTCTGCGCGGCGCTGGTCGCCCTGACGCTGGTCACGCTCCGACGCAGCGCCACCACCGTGTGGCCGGGGGCGGCGCTGCTCGTCGTGCTGACCCCCGTGACGACGTACTCCATGAGCATCGTCGCGGCGAACGGGGTCGAGATGGCCGCCGGCGCCCTGTTGTGGGCGGCGCTGCTCGGCGTCTCGCGACGGCGGGGCGCGCAGGACGTGCGCTGGTTCGGACCGGCACTCCTGGGGGCCTGCCTCCTGGTCACGCTGCGCAGCCTCGGCCCCCTCTGGTTCGTCCTGATCCTGCTCGCCGCAGCACTCGCCGTCGGACGCTCCGCCTGGTGGTCCGCACTCGTCGACCTCGGCCGCACGCGGCTCCTGGCCGGCGGCCTGCTGCTCGGCGCGTGCCTCGCGGGCGGCGTCGCGTGGACGATGACGTCCGGCACCAACCAGCCCGCGGCCACGGACTCCTTCACCGGCTCCCCGTGGCCGGGCATCGTCGAGCAGCCCGTGGTCTGGGTGCTGCAGACCGTCGCCGCCTTCCCGGCCCGCGACGACTCCGCCTCGCCGATCGTCTACGCGCTGGGGCTCATCCTGTTCTGGGCACTGCTCGCAGCGGGCTGGCGCACCTCCGACGGGCGCGGCCGGCTCGCCGCCGGGCTCGTGGTCCTCGCGTCGGTGCTGCTGCCGCTGGCGATCACGGTGCTGACCTTCGCGAGCGTGGGCTTCGCGTGGCAGGGCAGGTACGGCTGGCCGCTCGCCCTCGGGGTCCTGCTGCTGGCGGGACGGGCACTCGACGGCGCCGCCACGCAGCCGTCCCGACGTGTCGGCCTGGTGCTGGTCGCCGCCGTGGCCGCGGTCCTGGCGACGGCGACGGCGGTCGGCCAGCTCGGGGTGCTGCACGGCGAGCTCGTCACCAGCCCGCTCGCGACCGACCCGGCCTGGCTCCGTCCGTCCGGCGCCCTGGTCGTGCTCCTCACCGCGCTCGGCTGCGGCCTCGTCGCGCTGGCCGCCGTCAACAGGCGCGACGAGCCCGCGGAGGCGGCCACGACGATGCCCACCCGTCGTACGTCTGCCAGTAGCCTCTCCCGGTGA
- a CDS encoding YgjV family protein has translation MNWLDDHWLDLLGWGGSALLVFSLLQARVLRFRTLNLVACLILLVFNALLDIWPMVGMNLVLAAINIWFIVKLLGERHDDAAFEVLEVGPGDEYLRHVLRVHGADILRFQPDFVWDPADEGGHAFVVLKGDETVGVVLLHADGEVARVRLDYVTPRFRDFSPGEFVWRRSGLLQDSGCRSVVTPPGMVGAYYDRLGFRREGESYVLRLG, from the coding sequence GTGAACTGGCTCGACGACCACTGGCTCGACCTCCTCGGCTGGGGCGGCAGCGCGCTGCTCGTCTTCTCCCTGCTGCAGGCCCGGGTGCTGCGGTTCCGCACCCTCAACCTCGTCGCCTGCCTGATCCTGCTGGTCTTCAACGCCCTGCTCGACATCTGGCCGATGGTCGGCATGAACCTCGTCCTCGCCGCGATCAACATCTGGTTCATCGTGAAGCTGCTCGGCGAGCGGCACGACGACGCGGCCTTCGAGGTGCTCGAGGTCGGCCCGGGCGACGAGTACCTCCGCCACGTGCTGCGCGTGCACGGCGCCGACATCCTGCGCTTCCAGCCCGACTTCGTCTGGGACCCGGCCGACGAGGGCGGGCACGCCTTCGTCGTGCTCAAGGGCGACGAGACGGTCGGCGTGGTGCTGCTCCACGCCGACGGCGAGGTGGCGCGGGTGCGGCTGGACTACGTGACGCCGCGCTTCCGCGACTTCTCCCCCGGCGAGTTCGTGTGGCGCCGCAGCGGCCTGCTCCAGGACAGCGGCTGCCGCAGCGTCGTGACGCCGCCCGGCATGGTCGGCGCGTACTACGACCGGCTCGGGTTCCGGCGCGAGGGCGAGTCCTACGTCCTCCGGCTCGGCTGA
- the trpD gene encoding anthranilate phosphoribosyltransferase translates to MGHTWPDVLTALVAGRDLGADETTWIMREILEGQATPSQIAGFAVALRAKGETIDEVLGLADEMLARATPISVPGRLLDVVGTGGDRSMSVNISTMSAIVAAGAGALVAKHGNRSASSQSGSADVLEALGIRLDLPVARVAEVATEAGITFCFSAAFHPAMRHAAVPRRELGIATSFNLLGPLTNPTRPAAQAIGCADARLAPVMAGVFARRGVSAWVFRGDDGLDELTTTTTSSVWIVRDGEVTTAAVDPRDHGIALSTTEDLRGGDAAHNAAVVRRLLEGEQGAVRDAVLLNAGAALAVYDDAPGTPDEALAAGMAKARDAIDSGAATALLDRWVAASAR, encoded by the coding sequence ATGGGCCACACCTGGCCCGACGTCCTCACCGCGCTGGTCGCCGGCCGGGACCTCGGCGCCGACGAGACCACCTGGATCATGCGCGAGATCCTCGAGGGCCAAGCCACCCCGAGCCAGATCGCCGGCTTCGCCGTCGCGCTGCGTGCCAAGGGCGAGACCATCGACGAGGTCCTCGGCCTCGCCGACGAGATGCTCGCGCGCGCCACCCCGATCTCCGTGCCCGGCCGGCTCCTCGACGTCGTCGGCACCGGTGGGGACCGGTCGATGTCGGTCAACATCTCCACGATGTCGGCGATCGTCGCCGCGGGCGCGGGCGCCCTGGTCGCCAAGCACGGCAACCGCTCGGCCTCCTCGCAGTCCGGCTCGGCCGACGTGCTCGAGGCGCTGGGCATCCGGCTGGACCTGCCCGTGGCGCGGGTCGCCGAGGTCGCGACCGAGGCCGGCATCACCTTCTGCTTCTCGGCCGCCTTCCACCCGGCGATGCGGCACGCGGCCGTCCCGCGCCGCGAGCTCGGGATCGCCACGTCCTTCAACCTGCTCGGCCCGCTCACCAACCCGACCCGCCCCGCGGCCCAGGCGATCGGCTGCGCCGACGCCCGGCTCGCGCCGGTGATGGCCGGCGTCTTCGCCCGCCGGGGCGTCTCGGCCTGGGTCTTCCGCGGGGACGACGGGCTCGACGAGCTCACCACGACCACGACCTCCTCGGTGTGGATCGTCCGCGACGGCGAGGTCACCACCGCCGCCGTCGACCCACGTGACCACGGGATCGCCCTCAGCACGACCGAGGACCTGCGCGGCGGGGACGCGGCGCACAACGCCGCGGTCGTCCGCCGGCTGCTCGAGGGGGAGCAGGGCGCGGTGCGGGACGCCGTACTCCTCAACGCGGGAGCGGCGCTCGCGGTGTACGACGACGCGCCCGGCACCCCCGACGAGGCTCTCGCCGCCGGGATGGCGAAGGCGCGCGACGCGATCGACTCGGGTGCGGCGACCGCGCTGCTGGACCGCTGGGTGGCGGCGTCGGCCCGCTAG